The following are encoded together in the bacterium genome:
- a CDS encoding NAD(P)-dependent glycerol-3-phosphate dehydrogenase: MATVAVIGSGAWGTALASHAARRGHAVTLWAREAEVVADVNERHTNTLFLPEIGLPESLRASTDAAEALRGADLVVLVPPSQYVRRVAVDIAAVVPRDALVVVASKGVEEGSLELMSGVLREAMPAVPPERLGFLSGPSFAKEVALGKPTDVVVASSDMVAAREAQALLHAPMFRVYASNDPIGVQVGGAVKNVLAVATGACDGLGLGHNARAAVITRGLAEMTRLGVALGADPLTFLGMAGVGDLVLTCTGDLSRNRTLGRELAAGADPQAYLAARRSVAEGFLTAAAAYELSVKIGIEMPITCEVYHVLHHRRPLNEAVRRLLEREFKDELYGIRVGGR, translated from the coding sequence ATGGCGACGGTCGCAGTCATCGGCTCTGGGGCTTGGGGAACGGCGTTGGCGAGCCACGCGGCGCGACGCGGGCATGCGGTGACGCTGTGGGCGCGCGAGGCCGAGGTGGTCGCCGACGTCAACGAGCGGCACACGAACACGCTCTTCCTGCCCGAGATCGGGCTGCCCGAGTCGCTGCGCGCGTCGACCGACGCGGCCGAGGCGCTGCGCGGCGCCGACCTCGTCGTCCTGGTGCCGCCGTCGCAGTACGTGCGCCGCGTCGCGGTGGACATCGCCGCTGTCGTGCCGCGCGACGCCCTCGTCGTGGTCGCCTCCAAGGGCGTCGAGGAGGGCTCGCTCGAGCTGATGTCGGGGGTGCTGCGCGAGGCGATGCCCGCCGTCCCGCCCGAGCGCCTCGGCTTCCTGTCCGGTCCCAGCTTCGCGAAGGAGGTCGCGCTCGGGAAGCCGACCGACGTGGTCGTCGCCAGCAGCGACATGGTCGCCGCGCGCGAGGCGCAGGCGCTCCTGCACGCACCCATGTTCCGCGTGTACGCGAGCAACGACCCGATCGGCGTCCAGGTCGGCGGCGCGGTGAAGAACGTGCTCGCGGTCGCGACCGGCGCCTGCGACGGCCTCGGGCTCGGCCACAACGCCCGCGCCGCGGTGATCACCCGCGGCCTCGCCGAGATGACGCGCCTGGGCGTGGCGCTCGGCGCCGATCCGCTCACCTTCCTCGGCATGGCCGGCGTCGGCGACCTCGTCCTCACCTGCACCGGCGACCTGTCCCGCAACCGCACGCTCGGCAGGGAGCTGGCCGCCGGCGCCGATCCGCAGGCCTACCTCGCGGCACGTCGCTCGGTCGCCGAGGGCTTCCTCACCGCGGCGGCGGCCTACGAGCTGTCGGTCAAGATCGGCATCGAGATGCCGATCACCTGCGAGGTGTACCACGTGCTCCACCATCGGCGGCCGCTCAACGAGGCGGTACGCCGGCTCCTCGAGCGCGAGTTCAAGGACGAGCTCTACGGCATCCGCGTCGGCGGCCGGTAG
- a CDS encoding HdeD family acid-resistance protein, protein MSQPAFGPTTLRNLLHDHWGWLLALGIVQMIAGVLAVGAPVIATVAVAVFLGWLFIFSGVFQLIHAFRVRGWQGFALHVLGGVIYAVAGLVLVGTPMQGALTLTLLLAIFFVIEGVLRCMQALRLRPGHHWGWFLLGGLSGIVLGVLIFSEWPTSGTWAIGLMVGINLILSGSTLASLAMTVRKAPTGAPDAAPVHP, encoded by the coding sequence ATGTCCCAGCCCGCCTTCGGTCCGACGACGCTCCGCAACCTCCTCCACGACCACTGGGGGTGGCTGCTGGCGCTCGGCATCGTGCAGATGATCGCCGGCGTGCTCGCCGTCGGCGCACCGGTGATCGCCACCGTCGCCGTCGCCGTGTTCCTCGGCTGGCTCTTCATCTTCTCGGGCGTCTTCCAGCTGATCCACGCGTTCCGCGTGCGCGGCTGGCAGGGCTTCGCCCTCCACGTCCTCGGCGGCGTGATCTATGCCGTGGCGGGGCTCGTGCTCGTCGGAACGCCGATGCAGGGCGCGCTCACGCTGACGCTGCTGCTCGCCATCTTCTTCGTCATCGAGGGCGTCCTGCGCTGCATGCAGGCGCTGCGCCTGCGTCCCGGCCATCACTGGGGCTGGTTCCTCCTCGGCGGCCTCTCCGGCATCGTCCTCGGGGTGCTGATCTTCTCCGAGTGGCCGACCTCGGGGACGTGGGCGATCGGGCTCATGGTCGGGATCAACCTCATCCTGAGCGGCAGCACGCTGGCGTCCCTCGCCATGACCGTGCGCAAGGCCCCGACCGGGGCACCGGACGCAGCCCCCGTCCATCCCTGA
- a CDS encoding cytochrome c has translation MLLLVLARLAAAAPEDDARRMLDLVAAIRVEYLEAFEGGEELEYPAEIAEAQMLLADLRNINDRVRWIPPEGIAAVQRHLDAPIGSFDAPDRIEALAAAVTARTGVVPEHLPPEQPSAARGRELFADNCAGCHGALGRGDGPDAREAGLTPADFTDPTFMRVETPMDFFLMITVGRRRGGMPEWAQSLSVQQRWDLVAHLWTLAHPTFDAAAAEPVWTAHCAGCHPAGASGGADLGRPGALVHRRDRDLMATFAASQHAAVARRLDTAQRTLALGWARHLSLGGGPAAR, from the coding sequence GTGCTCCTGCTGGTGCTCGCGCGGCTCGCCGCCGCCGCGCCCGAGGACGACGCCCGCCGCATGCTCGACCTCGTCGCCGCCATCCGCGTCGAGTACCTGGAGGCGTTCGAGGGCGGCGAGGAGCTCGAGTATCCGGCCGAGATCGCGGAGGCGCAGATGTTGCTCGCCGACCTGCGCAACATCAACGACCGCGTGCGTTGGATTCCACCCGAAGGGATCGCCGCGGTGCAGCGCCATCTCGACGCCCCGATCGGCAGCTTCGACGCGCCCGACCGGATCGAGGCGTTGGCCGCGGCGGTGACGGCGCGCACGGGCGTCGTGCCCGAGCACCTGCCACCGGAGCAGCCGTCGGCGGCGCGCGGCCGCGAGCTGTTCGCAGACAACTGCGCCGGTTGCCACGGTGCGCTCGGCCGCGGCGACGGCCCCGACGCCCGCGAGGCGGGCCTGACGCCCGCCGACTTCACCGACCCGACCTTCATGCGTGTCGAGACGCCGATGGACTTCTTCCTCATGATCACCGTCGGCCGGCGCCGCGGCGGCATGCCGGAGTGGGCGCAGAGCCTGTCGGTGCAGCAGCGCTGGGACCTGGTCGCACATCTCTGGACGCTCGCGCATCCGACCTTCGACGCGGCCGCGGCCGAGCCCGTGTGGACGGCCCACTGCGCCGGATGCCACCCGGCCGGCGCCAGCGGCGGGGCGGATCTCGGGCGGCCCGGCGCGCTCGTCCACCGGCGCGACCGGGACCTGATGGCGACCTTCGCGGCGTCGCAGCACGCCGCCGTCGCGCGCCGGCTCGACACCGCCCAGCGCACCCTCGCCCTGGGCTGGGCGCGGCACCTGTCGCTGGGCGGCGGGCCGGCCGCGCGCTAG
- a CDS encoding DUF475 domain-containing protein, with protein sequence MRYFRGSIIVTFAGLALGAFVGWEASGTAAGTLSTLFIVCVLAVLEVSLSFDNAVVNATVLRQMDAVWRRRFITWGIAIAVFGMRIVFPLVIVAVVADISPWAALVMAATDPDAYSRTLTSAHVSVAAFGGAFLAMVGLSHFFDKEKDVHWIGMVEAPLARLGRIEAVEIGVVLALLWAISGWLHEGERLTFVTAGIAGLLTYIAVDGVSALLGEPEAGAEVTRSGAASFLYLEVLDASFSFDGVIGAFALSNNLFVIAIGLGIGAMFVRSLTIMLVDEGTLAEYRYLEHGAFWAIIALGTIMFLQTVTHVPEVVTGLVGAGFIGLSWVSSLRYNRRRAERAAQR encoded by the coding sequence ATGCGCTACTTCCGCGGTTCGATCATCGTCACGTTCGCCGGGCTCGCCCTAGGGGCCTTCGTCGGCTGGGAGGCGTCGGGAACCGCGGCCGGCACCCTGTCGACGCTCTTCATCGTCTGCGTCCTCGCGGTGCTCGAGGTGTCGCTCTCGTTCGACAACGCGGTCGTGAATGCGACGGTGCTCCGGCAGATGGACGCGGTCTGGCGGCGGCGGTTCATCACCTGGGGCATCGCCATCGCGGTGTTCGGCATGCGCATCGTCTTCCCGCTGGTGATCGTCGCCGTCGTGGCGGACATCAGCCCGTGGGCCGCGCTGGTGATGGCCGCGACCGACCCCGACGCCTACTCGCGCACGCTCACCAGCGCGCACGTCTCGGTGGCCGCGTTCGGCGGCGCCTTTCTCGCCATGGTCGGGCTCTCGCACTTCTTCGACAAGGAGAAGGACGTCCACTGGATCGGCATGGTCGAGGCGCCGCTGGCGCGGCTCGGGCGCATCGAGGCGGTCGAGATCGGCGTCGTGCTGGCGCTGCTGTGGGCGATCTCGGGCTGGCTGCACGAGGGCGAGCGCCTGACGTTCGTCACGGCGGGCATCGCCGGGCTCCTCACCTACATCGCGGTCGACGGCGTCTCCGCGCTCCTCGGCGAGCCGGAGGCGGGCGCGGAGGTGACGCGTTCGGGCGCCGCGTCGTTCCTCTATCTCGAGGTGCTCGACGCGAGCTTCAGCTTCGACGGCGTCATCGGGGCGTTCGCGCTGTCGAACAACCTCTTCGTCATCGCCATCGGCCTCGGCATCGGCGCGATGTTCGTGCGCAGCCTGACCATCATGCTCGTCGACGAGGGGACGCTCGCCGAGTATCGCTACCTCGAGCACGGGGCGTTCTGGGCGATCATCGCGCTGGGCACGATCATGTTTCTCCAGACCGTGACCCACGTGCCCGAGGTCGTGACCGGTCTCGTCGGCGCCGGCTTCATCGGCCTCTCCTGGGTGTCGTCCCTGCGCTACAACCGGCGCCGCGCGGAGCGCGCCGCGCAACGTTGA
- a CDS encoding acyl-CoA dehydrogenase family protein, whose translation MAVPPAADLFDPTEEHRLLRRTVAAFARDEVDPQAAAHDASGTLNTALMRRMGDLGLLGITVPIEQGGAGMDAVAAVIVHHELSKYDPGFCLAYLAHAILFVNNFHHCADADQRARYLPKVLSGEWIAGMGMTEPGAGTDVLGMRTTARRDGDAWVLDGTKTYITNGCDGFCFLVYAKVDGKVTAFVVDRDCPGFSTSNHIDKLGMRGSTMAELVFDGCRVPAANLLGEIGGGVVHMMRNLEMERLTLAAMSVGIAERCVEIMLRYATERRTFGKPIAEHGQIQRYVADGYAAMEAAKALTYNVARDVAPDRRARIGSDAAKLFAAPVGKLCADYAMQVMGGAGYCREFPVERLWRDAKLLEIGGGTLEAHQKNLTKDLTRALGGR comes from the coding sequence ATGGCCGTCCCGCCCGCCGCCGACCTCTTCGACCCGACCGAGGAGCACCGTCTGCTGCGCCGGACGGTCGCCGCGTTCGCGCGCGACGAGGTCGATCCGCAGGCCGCCGCGCACGACGCCTCGGGCACGCTGAACACGGCGCTCATGCGCCGCATGGGCGACCTCGGCCTCCTCGGCATCACCGTGCCGATCGAGCAGGGCGGCGCGGGCATGGACGCGGTCGCGGCGGTGATCGTCCACCACGAGCTGTCGAAGTACGATCCCGGCTTCTGCCTCGCGTACCTCGCGCACGCGATCCTGTTCGTGAACAACTTCCACCACTGCGCCGACGCGGACCAGCGCGCGCGCTACCTGCCGAAGGTCCTCTCGGGCGAGTGGATCGCCGGCATGGGCATGACCGAGCCCGGCGCCGGCACCGACGTCCTCGGCATGCGCACCACCGCGCGCCGCGACGGCGACGCCTGGGTGCTCGACGGCACGAAGACCTACATCACCAACGGCTGCGACGGCTTCTGCTTCCTCGTCTACGCCAAGGTCGACGGCAAGGTCACCGCCTTCGTCGTCGACCGCGACTGCCCCGGCTTCTCGACCTCGAACCACATCGACAAGCTCGGCATGCGCGGCTCGACGATGGCCGAGCTGGTGTTCGACGGCTGTCGCGTGCCGGCGGCGAACCTCCTCGGCGAGATCGGCGGCGGCGTCGTGCACATGATGCGCAACCTCGAGATGGAGCGCCTGACGCTCGCCGCGATGAGCGTCGGCATCGCGGAGCGCTGCGTCGAGATCATGCTCCGCTACGCCACCGAGCGCCGGACGTTCGGCAAGCCGATCGCCGAGCACGGCCAGATCCAGCGCTACGTCGCCGACGGTTACGCCGCCATGGAGGCCGCGAAGGCGCTCACCTACAACGTCGCCCGCGACGTCGCGCCCGACCGCCGCGCCCGCATCGGCTCCGACGCGGCGAAGCTCTTCGCGGCCCCGGTCGGCAAGCTGTGCGCCGACTATGCGATGCAGGTCATGGGCGGGGCCGGCTACTGCCGCGAGTTCCCCGTCGAGCGTCTGTGGCGTGACGCGAAGCTGCTCGAGATCGGCGGCGGCACGCTCGAGGCGCACCAGAAGAACCTCACCAAAGACCTGACGCGCGCGCTCGGCGGCCGTTGA
- a CDS encoding TetR/AcrR family transcriptional regulator, whose protein sequence is MPPTPGAKRRPRLDPEQVRRQILDLFCARAKQVGIRAVMMGELAAELRMSASTLYAQFASKESLALACVDRWAVELAAAEAAEPDPEARRGGFGQFMHWLDTWSRAQASLSPVFLRDLKTDYPAAWQRFREVGFQRRERGAALLRPVLRRDLDAEIALNVLAVILREVMRPDFADRLRVSRHDALRTAVAIWASGALDRRGKVRALDGGRPAPETAPKRPAKAARAPRSRRGDA, encoded by the coding sequence GTGCCGCCGACGCCTGGAGCCAAGCGCCGTCCCCGCCTCGATCCCGAGCAGGTCCGCCGACAGATCCTCGACCTCTTCTGCGCCCGTGCGAAGCAGGTCGGGATCCGCGCGGTGATGATGGGCGAGCTCGCCGCCGAGCTCCGCATGAGCGCCTCCACGCTCTATGCGCAGTTCGCCTCGAAGGAGTCGCTCGCGCTCGCCTGCGTCGATCGCTGGGCGGTCGAGCTGGCGGCCGCCGAGGCGGCCGAGCCCGACCCCGAGGCCCGCCGCGGCGGCTTCGGCCAGTTCATGCACTGGCTCGACACCTGGTCGCGCGCCCAGGCGTCGCTGTCGCCCGTCTTCCTGCGCGACCTGAAGACCGACTATCCGGCCGCGTGGCAGCGCTTCCGCGAGGTCGGGTTCCAGCGCCGCGAGCGCGGGGCGGCGCTGCTGCGCCCGGTGCTGCGTCGCGATCTGGACGCCGAGATCGCGCTCAACGTCCTCGCCGTCATCCTGCGCGAGGTCATGCGGCCGGACTTCGCGGATCGCCTCCGCGTCTCGCGGCACGACGCTCTGCGCACGGCGGTGGCGATCTGGGCGAGCGGCGCGCTCGACCGGCGCGGCAAGGTGCGCGCGCTCGACGGCGGCAGGCCGGCGCCCGAGACGGCGCCGAAGAGGCCGGCGAAAGCCGCCCGTGCGCCGCGTTCGCGGCGGGGTGACGCGTGA
- a CDS encoding LLM class F420-dependent oxidoreductase, which produces MKIGVSFANAGPFAFPEALVHLAQTAERAGVESLWSVEHVVIPVGYQSAYPYDRSGKMPAPENVPIPDPLLPMAYVAAVTKTIRVGTGILILPQRHPLYVAKEAATLDVLSKGRAFLGIGIGWLEEEFDALGIPFGERAARTAETVRAMRSLWKPEPEPFEGKFFRWGRLESNPKPVQDPFPIHVGGHTDLAAKRAARFGDGFFPGVADVESLRRLLGVMRAECERIGRDPASIEVTGAGWRLQPDDVRRMADAGVHRLVVPPPAFDPEGIERGFAKLHEKLIAKR; this is translated from the coding sequence ATGAAGATCGGGGTATCGTTCGCCAACGCGGGTCCGTTCGCGTTCCCGGAGGCGCTCGTCCATCTCGCCCAGACCGCCGAGCGCGCGGGCGTCGAGTCGCTGTGGTCGGTGGAGCACGTCGTGATCCCGGTGGGCTACCAGTCCGCCTACCCGTACGACCGCTCCGGGAAGATGCCCGCCCCGGAGAACGTCCCGATCCCCGATCCGCTCCTGCCGATGGCCTACGTCGCCGCGGTGACGAAGACCATCCGCGTCGGCACCGGCATCCTGATCCTGCCGCAGCGCCACCCGCTCTACGTCGCCAAGGAGGCGGCCACGCTCGACGTGCTGTCGAAGGGCCGCGCCTTCCTCGGCATCGGCATCGGCTGGCTCGAGGAGGAGTTCGACGCGCTCGGCATCCCGTTCGGCGAGCGCGCGGCGCGCACCGCCGAGACCGTGCGCGCCATGCGCTCCCTGTGGAAGCCCGAGCCGGAGCCCTTCGAGGGCAAGTTCTTCCGCTGGGGGAGGCTCGAGTCGAACCCCAAGCCCGTCCAGGATCCGTTTCCCATCCACGTCGGCGGCCACACCGACCTCGCCGCGAAGCGCGCCGCGCGTTTCGGCGACGGCTTCTTTCCCGGCGTCGCCGACGTCGAGTCGCTGCGCCGGCTCCTCGGCGTCATGCGTGCCGAATGCGAGCGCATCGGCCGCGACCCGGCGTCCATCGAGGTCACGGGCGCCGGCTGGCGTCTCCAGCCCGACGACGTCCGCCGCATGGCGGACGCCGGCGTCCACCGGCTCGTCGTCCCGCCGCCCGCGTTCGACCCGGAGGGGATCGAGCGCGGGTTCGCGAAGCTGCACGAGAAGCTGATCGCGAAGCGCTGA
- a CDS encoding 4Fe-4S dicluster domain-containing protein codes for MRFVATEKLLTCVHCGLCQSACPTYVELGTEADSPRGRVALLRGLEEGRLAPSPEVRRHLDLCLGCRACETACPSGVPYGQLIEAARPWLEGFRPAPARVLRRVLGRVLTTRGLRRLLLAPARLVAGARWARASAAPAPSPRRCHLPRAHRCRPSSSRTARRAAPPCS; via the coding sequence GTGCGCTTCGTGGCGACCGAGAAGCTCCTCACCTGCGTGCACTGCGGGCTGTGCCAGTCCGCGTGTCCGACGTACGTCGAGCTCGGCACCGAGGCCGACTCGCCGCGCGGCCGCGTCGCCCTGCTGCGCGGCCTCGAGGAGGGCCGCCTCGCGCCGTCGCCCGAGGTGCGCCGTCACCTCGATCTCTGCCTCGGCTGCCGCGCCTGCGAGACGGCCTGCCCGTCGGGGGTGCCGTACGGCCAGCTCATCGAGGCGGCGCGTCCCTGGCTCGAGGGCTTCCGGCCCGCGCCGGCGCGCGTCCTGCGCCGCGTGCTCGGCCGCGTGCTGACGACGCGCGGGCTGCGCCGGCTCCTCTTGGCTCCCGCGCGGCTGGTCGCCGGCGCCCGGTGGGCGCGGGCTTCGGCCGCGCCGGCGCCTTCGCCGCGGCGCTGCCACCTCCCGCGGGCGCATCGCTGCCGTCCGTCCTCGAGCCGCACGGCACGCCGCGCGGCACCGCCGTGCTCGTGA
- a CDS encoding (Fe-S)-binding protein yields MLPTSAPRGCSSAPGCACWCRRRRAAAGRCRSTSRDAERARRLARALAATLAATGADWVVSNAAGCGALLRELPHLLPDDAGAARVAEKSRDALALLASVGLPAPTAALPARLAVHDPCHLAHGQGVRAEVRALLRTIDGVALVDLPESELCCGSAGTYNLTEPAMARRLLERKLGCVRASGADVVAAANPGCLLQMRAGAIAAGMPVRVEHPIDLLAAAHGVA; encoded by the coding sequence GTGCTACCAACGTCCGCACCGCGCGGCTGCTCCAGCGCGCCGGGCTGCGCGTGCTGGTGCCGCCGGCGCAGGGCTGCTGCGGGGCGCTGCCGCTCCACCTCGCGCGACGCCGAGCGGGCGCGGCGGCTCGCCCGCGCCCTCGCCGCGACCCTCGCCGCCACCGGCGCCGACTGGGTCGTCAGCAACGCCGCCGGCTGCGGCGCGCTGCTGCGCGAGCTGCCCCACCTGCTGCCGGACGACGCGGGCGCGGCGCGCGTCGCGGAGAAGTCGCGGGACGCGCTGGCGCTGCTGGCGTCGGTGGGCCTGCCCGCGCCGACGGCCGCTTTGCCCGCCCGCCTCGCCGTGCACGACCCCTGCCACCTGGCGCACGGTCAGGGCGTGCGCGCCGAGGTGCGGGCGCTCCTGCGCACGATCGACGGCGTCGCGCTCGTCGACCTGCCCGAGTCCGAGCTCTGCTGCGGCAGCGCCGGCACGTACAACCTGACCGAGCCCGCGATGGCGCGGCGGCTCCTCGAGCGCAAGCTCGGCTGCGTGCGCGCGAGCGGCGCCGACGTGGTCGCCGCTGCGAATCCGGGCTGCCTGCTCCAGATGCGCGCCGGGGCGATCGCGGCGGGGATGCCGGTGCGGGTCGAGCATCCGATCGACCTGCTCGCCGCCGCCCACGGCGTGGCGTGA
- a CDS encoding glutathione S-transferase N-terminal domain-containing protein, whose translation MPPDAPLPVLWHFRLSHYNEKARWALDWKGVPHARRMLLPGWHIAPLLLRTGQKQVPVLVLDDRTIPDSTAIIAALESRWPDPPLYPADPDARRRALELEDWLDVELGPHVRRAAFHRALPHADFACALLTGGTSRTRRALYRATFPLTRVLMRFDMGIDDARAADSRTRTRAAMDRLAGLVGPSGHLVGDAFSVADLTAAALLAPLVGPAEFPYPWPDGEPEALQALRREARAHAIGAWVLETYARHRPASCAVADG comes from the coding sequence GTGCCGCCGGACGCGCCGCTGCCCGTCCTCTGGCACTTCCGGCTCTCGCACTACAACGAGAAGGCGCGCTGGGCGCTCGACTGGAAGGGCGTGCCGCACGCGCGGCGCATGCTCCTGCCGGGCTGGCACATCGCGCCGCTCCTCCTGCGCACCGGCCAGAAGCAGGTGCCGGTCCTGGTGCTCGACGACCGCACCATCCCCGACTCGACGGCGATCATCGCGGCGCTGGAGTCGCGCTGGCCCGACCCGCCCCTCTACCCCGCCGACCCCGACGCCCGCCGGCGCGCGCTCGAGCTGGAGGACTGGCTCGACGTCGAGCTCGGGCCGCACGTCCGCCGCGCCGCCTTCCATCGCGCCCTGCCGCACGCGGACTTCGCCTGCGCGCTCTTGACCGGCGGCACGTCGCGCACGCGGCGCGCGCTCTACCGCGCCACGTTTCCGTTGACGCGGGTGCTGATGCGCTTCGACATGGGCATCGACGACGCCCGCGCCGCCGACAGCCGGACGCGGACGCGCGCCGCCATGGATCGTCTCGCCGGGCTGGTCGGTCCGAGCGGCCATCTCGTCGGCGACGCGTTCAGCGTGGCCGACCTGACGGCGGCGGCGCTGCTGGCGCCGCTCGTCGGACCTGCCGAGTTCCCGTACCCCTGGCCGGACGGCGAACCCGAGGCGTTGCAGGCGCTGCGCCGCGAGGCGCGGGCGCACGCGATCGGTGCCTGGGTGCTCGAGACCTACGCGCGCCATCGGCCGGCGAGCTGCGCCGTCGCCGACGGCTGA
- a CDS encoding ACT domain-containing protein gives MPGRNRAVVSVIGRDQKGVVARVSTYLASTNINIEDIEQRVMEGLFIMTMLVDLTELGCTLDELVDGLKKIGEEINMEVKLRLAGGPPERKRVAVLVTKEPHCLEQLLRDRDAGLLDGDIVTVLSNHEVLEPLATSHGLPFAWFPSTDKAAHFDWLLDRLVAAKPDLVVLARYMQILTPKVIDKFPFRIINIHPSLLPYHPGSNAYKQAWEEGVRVSGCTAHFVTEQLDAGPVVLQDVFHIRVGEDTLDEVRARGQALEGKVLSQAVQLFLNDQLVVKDKKVIFRPGRFTGAGEQS, from the coding sequence ATGCCCGGTCGCAACCGCGCCGTCGTCTCCGTCATCGGACGGGACCAGAAGGGCGTGGTCGCCCGCGTGTCCACCTACCTCGCCTCGACCAACATCAACATCGAGGACATCGAGCAGCGCGTGATGGAGGGCCTCTTCATCATGACCATGCTGGTCGATCTCACCGAGCTCGGCTGCACGCTCGACGAGCTCGTCGATGGGCTGAAGAAGATCGGCGAGGAGATCAACATGGAGGTGAAGCTCCGGCTGGCGGGCGGTCCGCCGGAGCGCAAGCGCGTCGCCGTGCTGGTGACGAAGGAGCCGCACTGCCTCGAGCAGCTGCTGCGCGACCGCGACGCCGGGCTCCTCGACGGCGACATCGTCACGGTGCTCTCGAACCACGAGGTGCTGGAGCCGCTCGCGACCTCGCACGGGCTGCCGTTCGCGTGGTTCCCGTCGACGGACAAGGCGGCGCACTTCGACTGGCTGCTGGATCGCCTCGTCGCCGCCAAGCCCGACCTCGTCGTGCTCGCGCGCTACATGCAGATCCTGACGCCGAAGGTGATCGACAAGTTCCCCTTCCGCATCATCAACATCCACCCGTCGCTGCTGCCGTACCACCCGGGCTCGAACGCCTACAAGCAGGCGTGGGAGGAGGGCGTGCGCGTCTCGGGCTGCACCGCGCACTTCGTCACCGAGCAGCTCGACGCGGGGCCGGTCGTGCTCCAGGACGTGTTCCACATCCGCGTCGGCGAGGACACGCTCGACGAGGTGCGGGCGCGCGGCCAGGCGCTCGAGGGCAAGGTGCTCTCGCAGGCGGTGCAGCTCTTCCTGAACGACCAGCTGGTGGTGAAGGACAAGAAGGTGATCTTCCGTCCCGGACGCTTCACCGGCGCCGGCGAGCAGAGCTGA
- a CDS encoding cytochrome P450, which produces MPHLPAPTLLDDTDPTFWQDAHTPLREARERHPLARLQAIAAWAVLRHADVERLFTDPRLRTAYTGFNEGALERVLGGFLAAREGADHSRLRALVMRAFTPRRIELARPFVRAAARRLIDALPAGRPVDFQAAVADPLGAHVIARILGVPEGDEAVFGAWTGGLMAGMSPLADAGVRAAAEADAVALRAYLGDLAARRRSRPGDDLLDALVAAEADGHRLSPEELRDVVMSLMLGGHETVRSVLTVTTWLALAHAGTLERLHREPERIPGAVEEVLRYEPPLLGAPRVTTEGLEIGGVAIPAGARVFLEIAAANRDPRRFTDPDRFDVGRDATHHLGFGRGPHFCVGAALARTEAQELLAVLCEDPTALALVEPPRWQAFSPARRLETLRVQRSVSGR; this is translated from the coding sequence ATGCCACACCTGCCCGCGCCCACCCTGCTCGACGACACCGATCCGACCTTCTGGCAGGACGCCCACACGCCGCTGCGCGAGGCCCGCGAGCGGCATCCGCTCGCGCGTCTCCAGGCGATCGCGGCATGGGCGGTGCTGCGTCACGCCGACGTCGAGCGGCTGTTCACCGACCCCCGTCTACGGACCGCCTACACCGGCTTCAACGAGGGCGCGCTCGAACGGGTGCTGGGCGGCTTCCTCGCGGCGAGGGAAGGGGCGGACCATTCGCGGCTGCGCGCGCTGGTGATGCGCGCCTTCACGCCCCGTCGCATCGAGCTCGCCCGACCCTTCGTGCGTGCGGCGGCACGGCGACTGATCGACGCGCTGCCCGCCGGACGGCCGGTCGACTTCCAGGCGGCGGTCGCCGACCCGCTCGGGGCGCACGTCATCGCCCGCATCCTCGGCGTTCCGGAGGGCGACGAGGCGGTGTTCGGCGCCTGGACGGGGGGCCTCATGGCGGGCATGTCGCCGCTCGCCGACGCCGGCGTGCGGGCCGCCGCGGAGGCCGACGCCGTCGCGCTGCGGGCCTATCTCGGCGACCTCGCCGCGCGCCGGCGGAGCCGTCCGGGCGACGACCTGCTCGACGCCCTCGTCGCGGCCGAGGCCGACGGCCACCGCCTGTCGCCGGAGGAGCTGCGGGACGTGGTGATGAGCCTGATGCTCGGCGGCCACGAGACCGTGCGCAGCGTGCTCACCGTCACCACCTGGCTGGCGCTGGCGCATGCGGGAACACTGGAGCGCCTGCATCGCGAGCCGGAGCGCATCCCAGGGGCGGTCGAGGAGGTGCTGCGCTACGAGCCGCCCCTCCTCGGCGCACCGCGCGTGACGACCGAAGGGCTCGAGATCGGCGGCGTCGCCATCCCGGCCGGGGCGCGGGTGTTCCTCGAGATCGCCGCCGCCAACCGCGACCCGCGTCGGTTCACGGACCCCGACCGCTTCGACGTCGGGCGCGACGCGACCCACCATCTCGGCTTCGGCCGCGGCCCGCACTTCTGCGTCGGCGCCGCGCTGGCGCGGACCGAGGCGCAGGAGCTGCTCGCCGTCCTTTGCGAGGACCCGACGGCGCTGGCGCTCGTCGAGCCGCCGCGCTGGCAGGCGTTCTCGCCGGCCCGGCGCCTCGAGACCCTGCGGGTCCAGCGCAGCGTCAGCGGGCGATGA